The region CCTCGCCCGGCAGGCAGTCCAGAGGTTCGCTTCCCACGAAGACCTGGACCGGCACGAATGCACCATTGAGGAGCGGGAGGAATACGAGCCACACATCGACCGGGGCGTCATCGTCTACGCGGGAGTCGACTACGGACGGATCCTGGCTGAGGCCGAGCAGGAAGCGGACGTGATTCTCTGGGATGGGGGGAACAATGACCTGCCGTTCTACAAGTCCGACCTGCACATCACCCTGGCTGATCCGCACCGGCCTGGGCATGAGGTATCCTACCACCCAGGTGAGGCTAATGTCAGGATGGCAGATGTTGTGATCATAAACAAGGTAGACACGGCTGAGCCGGACAACGTCGCGGCAGTGCGCCGGACGGTCGAGCGGCTCAACCCGAGGGCGAAGATCATCGAGGCGGCCTCCCCTGTAAGTGTGGAGGACCCGGGTATGGTCCGCGGCAAGCGGGTGCTGGTGATCGAGGACGGGCCGACTCTCACCCACGGCGAGATGGGCTACGGCGCGGGCGTGGTTGCCGCGCAGAACCTTGGCGCGGCGGCCCTGGTGGACCCCCGGCCGTTCGCGGTGGGCTCCATAGTGGACACTCTGGATAGGTTCCACCACCTCGAACCCTTGCTCCCAGCGATGGGCTACGGCAAGAAACAGATGGCTGAACTCGAGCAGACCATCAACAGCTCAGACGCAGACCTGGTCCTGATAGGCACCCCGATAGACCTGAGGAGGGTCCTGCACCTGAACAAGCCGGCGGTGAGAGTAAGATACGAACTGGACCAGATATCCGGGCCTGACCTGGGCGAGATCGTGCGTTCGAAGTTCGTGAGGCACTGATCACAAGATCCGGCCGGAGGTGCTAGCCTTACTCCCATTCACCCAGTCCGTGAATTTACAGGAGTTCCATCTAATGGTATCATGGACCCGGAACTTCACGAATGGGAGGGGATTTTGTGGCAAGACGACTCTCCTTCCGGAATGGTTCACTCGGGTCATTGCGTTTCCCGGCCGCAGTCGCCATGATCGCCATTCCTGTACTCGCCGCCATGGTGCCTGCGGCAACCGTGTCCGCCTCGACGCCAGCTCCATCGGGTACTCTGCGACTCTCTTTGGACGCGGACGAGCCCTCGGCCGCGTGCGAGGTGTCGCTGCGACTCGATTGTTCTTTGGCCGAAGGCCGGGAGGTTGCTCTCACCGCATCCGCGAAAGCCACGACGGCCGGGACCCTCAGGGGTGATGTCGGTACGACTTTCGTGGTGCCCGCAGGCGAGGGTCGAGTGTGGCTCGGGCTGTCCCTAGAGGACCTCGAGAGCCCGTGGACTCCGGGCGACACCTACTGCGAGACGACCGCCTCATTCCGGTTCGAGTACCCCCGGTCCAGGCGGCCATGGCAGATCTCGGGCAGGGGATCGTTCGCAGTCCGTGATTTCCGATCAAACCCGGACCGGGACTATGCTGAAAGATCGTTTCAGGCGAGAGCTGTCTGGTCCCCGGTGAAAGGGGTAGACGCAGCCGCCAGAGTGGAGCTCAGCGGGAAAGACATGCCGCGAAACCCAAGGTGGACGTCCTGTACTCA is a window of Bacillota bacterium DNA encoding:
- a CDS encoding cyclic 2,3-diphosphoglycerate synthase, with the translated sequence MARTRVIIMGAAGRDFHNFNVHFRDNEAYEVVAFTATQIPDIAGRVYPASLAGQLYPGGIPIYPETELVDLIKRYDVSQVVFAYSDISHNDVMHTASKVLAAGADFRLMGPSTTMLKSKVPVVAVCAVRTGVGKSQTTRYVSQVLIGAGLRVVAVRHPMPYGDLARQAVQRFASHEDLDRHECTIEEREEYEPHIDRGVIVYAGVDYGRILAEAEQEADVILWDGGNNDLPFYKSDLHITLADPHRPGHEVSYHPGEANVRMADVVIINKVDTAEPDNVAAVRRTVERLNPRAKIIEAASPVSVEDPGMVRGKRVLVIEDGPTLTHGEMGYGAGVVAAQNLGAAALVDPRPFAVGSIVDTLDRFHHLEPLLPAMGYGKKQMAELEQTINSSDADLVLIGTPIDLRRVLHLNKPAVRVRYELDQISGPDLGEIVRSKFVRH